Proteins from one Gibbsiella quercinecans genomic window:
- the cydX gene encoding cytochrome bd-I oxidase subunit CydX gives MWYFAWILGTLLACAFGIITALALEHSEDSKAQQDGK, from the coding sequence ATGTGGTATTTTGCCTGGATTCTCGGAACGCTTCTTGCCTGCGCCTTCGGCATCATCACGGCGCTGGCGCTTGAGCACAGCGAAGATTCAAAAGCGCAGCAAGACGGCAAGTAA
- the cydB gene encoding cytochrome d ubiquinol oxidase subunit II has product MFDYEVLRFIWWILVGVLLIGFAITDGFDMGVGILVRLIGKTDTERRVMINAIAPHWDGNQVWLITAGGALFAAWPMVYAAAFSGFYVAMILVLASLFFRPVGFDYRSKLENSRWRNMWDWGIFIGSFVPALVFGVAFGNLLQGVPFHVDEYLRLFYTGNFFQLLNPFGLLAGIVSLTMLITQGATYLQMRTTGEIHLRSRTAAQLATLIMAICFLLAGVWLVKGIDGYVITSALNTMAESNPLRKEVAHQAGAWLINYNKYPLLWALPALGVVLPLFTILFSRLEKGALAFVTSSLTIACVILTAGITMFPFVMPSSTNPNVSLTMWDATSSLLTLQVMTVVAAIFVPIVLAYTSWAYYKMFGRLDKNYIESNKHSLY; this is encoded by the coding sequence ATGTTTGACTATGAAGTACTACGATTTATCTGGTGGATACTGGTTGGCGTGCTGCTGATCGGTTTCGCTATCACCGACGGTTTTGATATGGGCGTCGGCATTTTGGTGCGCCTGATCGGGAAAACCGATACCGAACGCCGTGTGATGATCAACGCTATCGCCCCGCACTGGGACGGTAACCAGGTTTGGTTGATCACCGCCGGTGGCGCGCTGTTTGCTGCCTGGCCAATGGTCTACGCCGCGGCCTTCTCCGGCTTTTACGTGGCGATGATCCTGGTGCTGGCTTCGTTGTTCTTCCGCCCGGTCGGTTTTGACTACCGCTCCAAGCTGGAAAACAGCCGCTGGCGCAATATGTGGGACTGGGGCATCTTCATCGGCTCATTCGTGCCGGCCTTGGTATTCGGCGTGGCCTTCGGTAACCTGCTGCAGGGCGTGCCGTTCCACGTGGATGAGTATCTGCGCCTGTTCTATACCGGTAACTTCTTCCAACTGCTGAATCCGTTTGGCCTGTTGGCCGGTATCGTCAGCCTGACCATGCTGATTACTCAAGGGGCGACCTATCTGCAGATGCGCACCACCGGTGAGATTCACCTGCGTTCCCGTACTGCGGCACAGTTGGCAACGCTGATCATGGCGATCTGCTTCCTGTTGGCCGGTGTCTGGTTGGTGAAAGGCATTGATGGCTATGTGATCACCTCTGCGCTGAACACGATGGCGGAGTCTAACCCGCTGCGTAAAGAGGTGGCCCATCAGGCTGGTGCTTGGCTGATCAACTACAACAAATATCCGCTGCTGTGGGCATTGCCGGCGCTGGGTGTGGTACTGCCACTGTTTACCATCCTGTTCTCCCGGTTGGAAAAAGGCGCGCTGGCATTTGTGACGTCGTCATTGACCATCGCCTGTGTGATCCTGACGGCGGGTATCACCATGTTCCCGTTCGTGATGCCTTCCAGCACCAACCCGAACGTTAGCCTGACCATGTGGGACGCCACTTCCAGCCTGCTGACCCTGCAGGTGATGACCGTTGTGGCCGCGATCTTCGTGCCCATCGTTTTGGCGTACACCAGTTGGGCGTACTACAAAATGTTCGGGCGTCTGGATAAGAACTATATCGAAAGCAACAAGCACTCGTTGTACTAA